The following coding sequences are from one Solea solea chromosome 4, fSolSol10.1, whole genome shotgun sequence window:
- the cct8 gene encoding T-complex protein 1 subunit theta isoform X1: MALHVPRAPGFAQMLKDGAKHFSGLEEAVYRNIRACKELSQTTRTAYGPNGMNKMVINHLEKLFVTNDAATILRELEVQHPAAKMIVMASHMQEEEVGDGTNFVLVFAGALLELAEELLRMGLSVSEVIEGYEKACKKTLEILPDCVCSEVKNLHDINEATSCIRTAVMSKQYGNEDFLANLIAQACVSIFPESGHFNVDNVRICKILGCGVTASSMLHGMVFKKEAEGDVTSVKDAKIAVFSCPFDCMVTETKGTVLINNAQELMDFSKGEEDLMEVQVKAIKEAGANIVVTGGKVADMALHYANKYKLMVVRLNSKWDLRRLCRTVGAVALPRMTAPTPEEMGHCDSVYLSELGDTQVVIFKHETEDSAISTIVIRGSTDNLLDDIERAVDDGVNTFKVLVRDKRLVPGAGATEIELAKQITSYGESCPGLEQYAIKKFAEAFEALPRALAENSGVKGSELISKLYSAHHEGNKNMGFDIEGEGPAVKDMLEAGILDPFLVKYWGIKMASNAAITILRVDQIIMAKAAGGPKIPKQRGDWDKDSWDEEPEKFQTHH, encoded by the exons ATGGCTCTTCACGTCCCCAGAGCTCCGGGCTTTGCCCAAATGTTAAAGGATGGCGCCAAG CACTTTTCAGGGCTTGAAGAGGCCGTCTACCGCAACATCAGAGCCTGTAAGGAACTTTCTCAGACCACACGCACTGCGTATGGGCCAAACG GCATGAACAAAATGGTCATCAACCACCTGGAGAAGCTGTTTGTCACCAATGATGCAGCAACGATCCTCAGAGAGCTTGAA GTGCAGCATCCAGCGGCCAAAATGATTGTCATGGCATCCCACATGCAAGAGGAGGAAGTTGGGGATGGCACAAACTTTGTCCTGGTCTTTGCTGGAGCCCTGCTGGAGTTGGCTGAGGAGCTGCTGAGGATGGGCCTGTCTGTGTCAGAG GTGATTGAAGGATATGAGAAGGCATGTAAAAAGACTCTGGAGATTCTGCCAGACTGTGTATGTTCTGAAGTCAAGAACCTCCATGACATCAACGAGGCTACGTCATGCATCCGTACAGCAGTCATGAGCAAACAGTACGGCAACGAAGACTTCCTCGCCAACCTCATCGCACAGGCCTGTG TATCCATCTTCCCAGAGTCTGGCCATTTCAACGTCGACAACGTCAGAATCTGCAAGATCCTG ggttGTGGTGTGACTGCATCCTCCATGCTACATGGTATGGTTTTTAAGAAGGAGGCAGAGGGAGACGTCACATCTGTTAAAGACGCAAAGATCGCAGTCTTCTCCTGCCCCTTTGACTGCATGGTGACAGAGACCAAG GGCACAGTGCTGATCAATAACGCACAGGAGCTCATGGACTTCAGTAAGGGAGAGGAGGATTTGATGGAGGTTCAGGTGAAGGCCATCAAGGAGGCCGGTGCCAACATTGTGGTCACTGGGGGAAAAGTGGCTGACATGGCGCTGCATTACGCCAACAAATACAAGCTCATGGTGGTCAG GCTTAACAGCAAGTGGGACCTGAGGAGGTTATGTAGGACAGTGGGAGCTGTAGCACTGCCCAGGATG ACGGCTCCAACCCCTGAGGAGATGGGTCACTGTGACAGTGTGTACCTGAGCGAGCTGGGTGACACACAGGTGGTCATCTTCAAACACG agacagaggacagtgcCATCTCTACAATTGTGATCAGAGGCTCCACTGACAACCTGTTGGATGACATTGAGAGGGCTGTAGATGATGGAGTCAACACCTTCAAAGTTCTTGTCAGA GACAAGCGACTGGTTCCTGGAGCCGGAGCCACTGAGATTGAGTTGGCCAAACAGATCACTTCATACGGAGAG TCCTGCCCTGGTCTGGAACAGTACGCCATTAAAAAGTTTGCTGAAGCCTTCGAGGCGTTGCCACGTGCACTGGCTGAGAACTCTGGCGTGAAGGGGAGCGAGCTCATCTCTAAGCTGTACTCTGCTCATCACGAGGGCAACAAAAACATGGGCTTTGACATCGAG GGAGAAGGCCCCGCTGTGAAGGACATGCTGGAAGCCGGCATTCTGGACCCGTTCCTGGTGAAATACTGGGGCATCAAAATGGCCTCCAATGCTGCCATCACAATACTTCGAGTTGACCAG atcatcatggCTAAAGCTGCAGGCGGACCCAAGATTCCCAAACAGAGAGGCGAttgggacaaggacagttggGACGAAGAGCCTGAAAAGTTTCAAACTCACCATTAG
- the cct8 gene encoding T-complex protein 1 subunit theta isoform X2 produces MALHVPRAPGFAQMLKDGAKHFSGLEEAVYRNIRACKELSQTTRTAYGPNGMNKMVINHLEKLFVTNDAATILRELEVQHPAAKMIVMASHMQEEEVGDGTNFVLVFAGALLELAEELLRMGLSVSEVIEGYEKACKKTLEILPDCVCSEVKNLHDINEATSCIRTAVMSKQYGNEDFLANLIAQACVSIFPESGHFNVDNVRICKILGCGVTASSMLHGMVFKKEAEGDVTSVKDAKIAVFSCPFDCMVTETKGTVLINNAQELMDFSKGEEDLMEVQVKAIKEAGANIVVTGGKVADMALHYANKYKLMVVRLNSKWDLRRLCRTVGAVALPRMTAPTPEEMGHCDSVYLSELGDTQVVIFKHETEDSAISTIVIRGSTDNLLDDIERAVDDGVNTFKVLVRDKRLVPGAGATEIELAKQITSYGESCPGLEQYAIKKFAEAFEALPRALAENSGVKGSELISKLYSAHHEGNKNMGFDIEGEGPAVKDMLEAGILDPFLVKYWGIKMASNAAITILRVDQIIMAKAAGGPKPPQGKKDFDNDD; encoded by the exons ATGGCTCTTCACGTCCCCAGAGCTCCGGGCTTTGCCCAAATGTTAAAGGATGGCGCCAAG CACTTTTCAGGGCTTGAAGAGGCCGTCTACCGCAACATCAGAGCCTGTAAGGAACTTTCTCAGACCACACGCACTGCGTATGGGCCAAACG GCATGAACAAAATGGTCATCAACCACCTGGAGAAGCTGTTTGTCACCAATGATGCAGCAACGATCCTCAGAGAGCTTGAA GTGCAGCATCCAGCGGCCAAAATGATTGTCATGGCATCCCACATGCAAGAGGAGGAAGTTGGGGATGGCACAAACTTTGTCCTGGTCTTTGCTGGAGCCCTGCTGGAGTTGGCTGAGGAGCTGCTGAGGATGGGCCTGTCTGTGTCAGAG GTGATTGAAGGATATGAGAAGGCATGTAAAAAGACTCTGGAGATTCTGCCAGACTGTGTATGTTCTGAAGTCAAGAACCTCCATGACATCAACGAGGCTACGTCATGCATCCGTACAGCAGTCATGAGCAAACAGTACGGCAACGAAGACTTCCTCGCCAACCTCATCGCACAGGCCTGTG TATCCATCTTCCCAGAGTCTGGCCATTTCAACGTCGACAACGTCAGAATCTGCAAGATCCTG ggttGTGGTGTGACTGCATCCTCCATGCTACATGGTATGGTTTTTAAGAAGGAGGCAGAGGGAGACGTCACATCTGTTAAAGACGCAAAGATCGCAGTCTTCTCCTGCCCCTTTGACTGCATGGTGACAGAGACCAAG GGCACAGTGCTGATCAATAACGCACAGGAGCTCATGGACTTCAGTAAGGGAGAGGAGGATTTGATGGAGGTTCAGGTGAAGGCCATCAAGGAGGCCGGTGCCAACATTGTGGTCACTGGGGGAAAAGTGGCTGACATGGCGCTGCATTACGCCAACAAATACAAGCTCATGGTGGTCAG GCTTAACAGCAAGTGGGACCTGAGGAGGTTATGTAGGACAGTGGGAGCTGTAGCACTGCCCAGGATG ACGGCTCCAACCCCTGAGGAGATGGGTCACTGTGACAGTGTGTACCTGAGCGAGCTGGGTGACACACAGGTGGTCATCTTCAAACACG agacagaggacagtgcCATCTCTACAATTGTGATCAGAGGCTCCACTGACAACCTGTTGGATGACATTGAGAGGGCTGTAGATGATGGAGTCAACACCTTCAAAGTTCTTGTCAGA GACAAGCGACTGGTTCCTGGAGCCGGAGCCACTGAGATTGAGTTGGCCAAACAGATCACTTCATACGGAGAG TCCTGCCCTGGTCTGGAACAGTACGCCATTAAAAAGTTTGCTGAAGCCTTCGAGGCGTTGCCACGTGCACTGGCTGAGAACTCTGGCGTGAAGGGGAGCGAGCTCATCTCTAAGCTGTACTCTGCTCATCACGAGGGCAACAAAAACATGGGCTTTGACATCGAG GGAGAAGGCCCCGCTGTGAAGGACATGCTGGAAGCCGGCATTCTGGACCCGTTCCTGGTGAAATACTGGGGCATCAAAATGGCCTCCAATGCTGCCATCACAATACTTCGAGTTGACCAG ATCATCATGGCTAAAGCAGCAGGGGGGCCGAAACCACCACAGGGCAAAAAAGACTTTGATAACGACGACTGA